The following are from one region of the Ptychodera flava strain L36383 chromosome 15, AS_Pfla_20210202, whole genome shotgun sequence genome:
- the LOC139151819 gene encoding syntaxin-8-like isoform X2, with amino-acid sequence MAPGGDAWLSEYDRCERRAQEIMESINERNRLQRTGSSHSKISSEIRFALKNFSQDLNNLRQNLIRASTSYHLTQREVERRQVLLDNLVTKEKQLNDNFKNDLQSNMGRTSLLHQGPGSSRANPWDMDESEETSTMTVSDIRQQQQHIIAEQDRGLEALSQVIARQKQMGEHIGDELEEHNEIIDDLTGQMGRADQKLLKETKHIKKIDKKSGSCVMMVIIVVLLIAIVVVAVVPFK; translated from the exons GCTCTCTGAGTATGATAGGTGTGAAAGAAGAGCACAGGAAATCATGGAAAGTATCAATGAACGTAATAGGTTACAAAGAACGGGCAGTAGCCACTCCAAG ATATCAAGTGAAATTCGATTTGCGCTGAAAAACTTTTCCCAGGATCTGAACAATCTGAGACAGAACCTGATCAGAGCATCAACTTCGTACCACTT AACACAGAGAGAAGTTGAACGAAGGCAAGTTTTGTTAGATAACCTTGTTACCAAAGAGAAGCAGCTGAATGATAACTTTAAGAATGATTTACAAAGTAACATGGGAAG GACCAGCCTTCTGCACCAGGGCCCTGGCTCAAGTCGTGCCAATCCGTGGGACATGGATGAGTCTGAAGAGACAAGTACTATGACTGTATCTGACAtcagacaacaacaacagcacatCATTGCAG AACAAGATCGCGGTTTAGAAGCCCTTTCCCAAGTTATTGCTCGACAAAAGCAGATGGGCGAACATATCGGCGATGAGTTGGAGGAACACAATG AAATTATTGATGATCTCACGGGACAGATGGGCCGggcagatcaaaaactcctcaAGGAAACCAAGCatatcaagaaaattgacaagaaAAGTGGAAGTTGTG TGATGATGGTGATAATTGTTGTCCTTCTGATCGCCATTGTTGTGGTAGCAGTTGTTCCATTCAAGTAG
- the LOC139151819 gene encoding syntaxin-8-like isoform X1, whose translation MAPGGDAWLSEYDRCERRAQEIMESINERNRLQRTGSSHSKISSEIRFALKNFSQDLNNLRQNLIRASTSYHLTQREVERRQVLLDNLVTKEKQLNDNFKNDLQSNMGSFVSPRTSLLHQGPGSSRANPWDMDESEETSTMTVSDIRQQQQHIIAEQDRGLEALSQVIARQKQMGEHIGDELEEHNEIIDDLTGQMGRADQKLLKETKHIKKIDKKSGSCVMMVIIVVLLIAIVVVAVVPFK comes from the exons GCTCTCTGAGTATGATAGGTGTGAAAGAAGAGCACAGGAAATCATGGAAAGTATCAATGAACGTAATAGGTTACAAAGAACGGGCAGTAGCCACTCCAAG ATATCAAGTGAAATTCGATTTGCGCTGAAAAACTTTTCCCAGGATCTGAACAATCTGAGACAGAACCTGATCAGAGCATCAACTTCGTACCACTT AACACAGAGAGAAGTTGAACGAAGGCAAGTTTTGTTAGATAACCTTGTTACCAAAGAGAAGCAGCTGAATGATAACTTTAAGAATGATTTACAAAGTAACATGGGAAG TTTTGTTTCACCCAGGACCAGCCTTCTGCACCAGGGCCCTGGCTCAAGTCGTGCCAATCCGTGGGACATGGATGAGTCTGAAGAGACAAGTACTATGACTGTATCTGACAtcagacaacaacaacagcacatCATTGCAG AACAAGATCGCGGTTTAGAAGCCCTTTCCCAAGTTATTGCTCGACAAAAGCAGATGGGCGAACATATCGGCGATGAGTTGGAGGAACACAATG AAATTATTGATGATCTCACGGGACAGATGGGCCGggcagatcaaaaactcctcaAGGAAACCAAGCatatcaagaaaattgacaagaaAAGTGGAAGTTGTG TGATGATGGTGATAATTGTTGTCCTTCTGATCGCCATTGTTGTGGTAGCAGTTGTTCCATTCAAGTAG